A single window of Cellulomonas sp. NTE-D12 DNA harbors:
- the dhaM gene encoding dihydroxyacetone kinase phosphoryl donor subunit DhaM, whose protein sequence is MTVQVALVLVSHSRLIAEGLAELAGQMAPDVTLLPAGGMPDGGLGTSYDAIEAALEQATADGRSAVVLTDLGSAVMTAQSVLEMLDEPVAERVLLADAPLVEGAVAAAVAAQGGAGVQGVLAAAEGAVATFADVLHPHPGHTAVEQASTTELSTEPGAVRTTVTVTNRLGLHARPAAIVARTVAGFDAHVRLGGVDAASVLQLMALGVANGTDLILEGSGEQAQQAVDAVVALFEDKFGED, encoded by the coding sequence ATGACCGTCCAGGTGGCGTTGGTGCTGGTCTCGCACTCGCGCCTGATCGCCGAGGGGCTGGCCGAGCTCGCGGGGCAGATGGCACCGGACGTCACGCTGCTCCCGGCCGGCGGCATGCCCGACGGCGGCCTCGGCACCAGCTACGACGCCATCGAGGCCGCCCTGGAGCAGGCGACCGCCGACGGCCGCTCGGCCGTGGTCCTCACGGACCTCGGATCCGCCGTGATGACCGCGCAGTCCGTCCTGGAGATGCTCGACGAGCCGGTCGCGGAGCGTGTCCTGCTGGCCGACGCACCGCTCGTCGAGGGTGCCGTGGCCGCTGCGGTCGCCGCCCAGGGCGGGGCAGGGGTCCAGGGGGTGCTCGCGGCGGCCGAGGGCGCCGTCGCCACGTTCGCGGACGTCCTGCACCCGCACCCCGGGCACACCGCGGTCGAGCAGGCGTCCACCACGGAGCTGTCCACGGAGCCCGGCGCCGTCCGCACCACCGTCACGGTGACCAACAGGTTGGGGCTGCACGCGCGGCCTGCGGCGATCGTCGCCCGGACGGTCGCCGGCTTCGACGCGCACGTGCGGCTGGGCGGTGTGGACGCCGCGAGCGTGCTCCAGCTGATGGCGCTGGGCGTGGCCAACGGCACGGACCTGATCCTCGAGGGCAGCGGGGAGCAGGCCCAGCAGGCGGTGGACGCGGTGGTCGCGCTGTTCGAGGACAAGTTCGGCGAGGACTGA
- the dhaK gene encoding dihydroxyacetone kinase subunit DhaK → MKKLINDPEHVVNESVEGFGLAHADVVAVHTDPIFVTRAGGAVQGKVGLVSGGGSGHEPLHAGFVGLGMLDAAVPGAVFTSPTPDQVAPAIQAADGGAGVLAIVKNYTGDVLNFETAAELADAEGVTVRSVVVNDDVAVEDSLYTAGRRGVAGTVCVEKIAGAAAERGDDLDAVVAVAEKVIANVRSMGVALTACTVPHAGKPSFDLPEDEIEIGIGIHGEPGRRRIPLASADEITEMLLTPVADDLKLTSGEKVLLFVNGMGGTPQSELFIVYRRARALLEGRGVEVVRSLVGNYVTSLEMQGASVTVLRLDDELTALWDAPVHTAALRW, encoded by the coding sequence GTGAAGAAGCTCATCAACGATCCCGAGCACGTCGTCAACGAGTCCGTCGAGGGGTTCGGTCTGGCCCACGCCGACGTCGTCGCCGTGCACACCGACCCGATCTTCGTCACCCGCGCCGGTGGTGCGGTGCAGGGCAAGGTCGGCCTGGTCAGCGGCGGCGGCAGCGGCCACGAGCCCCTGCACGCCGGCTTCGTCGGCCTCGGCATGCTCGATGCTGCCGTCCCCGGCGCCGTCTTCACGTCTCCTACCCCGGACCAGGTCGCCCCGGCCATCCAGGCCGCGGACGGCGGCGCCGGTGTGCTAGCGATCGTGAAGAACTACACGGGCGACGTGCTCAACTTCGAGACGGCCGCCGAGCTGGCCGACGCCGAGGGCGTCACGGTGCGCTCGGTGGTGGTCAACGACGACGTCGCCGTCGAGGACTCGCTCTACACCGCCGGCCGTCGCGGCGTCGCCGGCACGGTCTGCGTGGAGAAGATCGCGGGTGCCGCCGCGGAGCGCGGTGACGACCTCGACGCCGTGGTCGCCGTCGCGGAGAAGGTCATCGCGAACGTCCGCTCGATGGGCGTCGCCCTGACCGCCTGCACGGTCCCGCACGCCGGCAAGCCGAGCTTCGACCTGCCCGAGGACGAGATCGAGATCGGCATCGGCATCCACGGCGAGCCGGGCCGCCGCCGCATCCCGCTGGCCTCCGCCGACGAGATCACGGAGATGCTGCTCACGCCGGTCGCCGACGACCTGAAGCTCACCTCCGGCGAGAAGGTGCTGCTGTTCGTCAACGGCATGGGCGGCACTCCGCAGTCGGAGCTGTTCATCGTCTACCGGCGGGCGCGGGCGCTGCTCGAGGGCCGGGGGGTCGAGGTGGTCCGGTCGCTGGTCGGCAACTACGTCACCTCGCTCGAGATGCAGGGTGCGTCGGTCACCGTGCTGCGGCTGGACGACGAGCTCACGGCCCTCTGGGACGCGCCGGTGCACACCGCCGCGCTGCGCTGGTGA
- a CDS encoding DUF4233 domain-containing protein translates to MTSPAPAVRRKRPARIVLGQTMLLLEAFVVLFAALVAFGLRSAPPAAIWSVGGGLAALLLVLAGLQRPRWGSVAGTVAQLPVLACGFVVPMMFGVGGLFAVLWVLFLWLGVRIDAERAVFDAAHPDAVEPARPRRRV, encoded by the coding sequence GTGACCAGCCCCGCGCCCGCCGTGCGACGCAAGCGCCCGGCGCGCATCGTCCTCGGCCAGACGATGCTGCTGCTCGAGGCCTTCGTCGTGCTCTTCGCCGCCCTGGTGGCGTTCGGCCTCCGGTCGGCGCCGCCGGCGGCGATCTGGTCCGTCGGCGGGGGGCTGGCGGCGCTGCTGCTGGTGCTCGCCGGCCTGCAGCGGCCGCGTTGGGGCTCCGTCGCCGGCACCGTGGCGCAGCTGCCGGTGCTGGCGTGCGGGTTCGTGGTGCCGATGATGTTCGGCGTCGGAGGCCTGTTCGCCGTCCTCTGGGTGCTGTTCCTGTGGCTCGGGGTGCGGATCGACGCGGAGCGAGCGGTCTTCGACGCCGCGCACCCGGACGCCGTGGAGCCCGCGCGGCCCCGTCGTCGGGTCTGA
- the dhaL gene encoding dihydroxyacetone kinase subunit DhaL gives MSLDVAWAVEWVRLSAKVVKEHREELIELDRQIGDGDHGENMNRGFTAVVAKLDALEAPPDQVGDVLKLVATTLMSTVGGAAGPLYGTAYLRAAKAAAVAELDSAAAVAVLEAALEGIVARGKAHTGEKTMVDAWTPAVEAAESVADNGGSPAAVLAAAADAAATGAQATIPLLATKGRASYLGERSIGHLDPGARSTELLLRAAADAAGA, from the coding sequence ATGAGTCTGGACGTGGCGTGGGCGGTCGAGTGGGTGCGCCTCTCGGCGAAGGTGGTCAAGGAGCACCGCGAGGAGCTGATCGAGCTCGACCGGCAGATCGGCGACGGTGACCACGGCGAGAACATGAACCGCGGGTTCACCGCCGTCGTCGCCAAGCTCGACGCCCTCGAGGCGCCACCGGACCAGGTCGGTGACGTGCTCAAGCTGGTCGCCACCACCCTGATGTCCACGGTCGGCGGCGCCGCCGGCCCGCTGTACGGCACCGCCTACCTGCGTGCGGCGAAGGCGGCCGCGGTGGCCGAGCTCGACTCGGCTGCCGCGGTTGCCGTCCTGGAGGCGGCGCTGGAGGGCATCGTCGCCCGCGGCAAGGCCCACACGGGCGAGAAGACGATGGTCGACGCGTGGACGCCCGCGGTCGAGGCTGCGGAGTCGGTGGCGGACAACGGCGGGTCGCCCGCCGCGGTGCTGGCGGCGGCGGCCGACGCCGCGGCCACGGGAGCGCAGGCCACCATCCCGCTCCTGGCCACCAAGGGGCGTGCGTCCTACCTCGGCGAGCGCTCCATCGGCCACCTGGACCCCGGCGCCCGGTCGACCGAGCTGCTGCTGCGCGCGGCGGCGGACGCGGCCGGCGCATGA
- the ndk gene encoding nucleoside-diphosphate kinase — protein sequence MADAPSVQRTLVLVKPDGVSRGLVGEVLRRIEAKGYTLAAVELRTADRAIFEQHYAEHLGKAWLPALIDFMTSGPLVAVVAEGHKVIEGFRSLAGATDPTAAAPGTIRGDLARDWGTSAIQNIVHGSDSPESAAREIALWFPHL from the coding sequence ATGGCCGACGCACCTTCCGTTCAGCGCACCCTTGTCCTCGTCAAGCCCGACGGCGTGAGCCGGGGCCTGGTGGGCGAGGTGCTGCGCCGCATCGAGGCGAAGGGCTACACGCTGGCCGCCGTCGAGCTGCGGACCGCCGACCGGGCGATCTTCGAGCAGCACTACGCCGAGCACCTCGGCAAGGCGTGGCTGCCGGCCCTGATCGACTTCATGACGTCCGGTCCCCTCGTCGCGGTGGTGGCCGAAGGTCACAAGGTGATCGAGGGCTTCCGCTCGCTCGCCGGTGCCACCGACCCGACCGCCGCCGCCCCCGGCACCATCCGCGGGGACCTGGCGCGCGACTGGGGCACCTCGGCGATCCAGAACATCGTGCACGGCTCGGACTCGCCCGAGTCCGCAGCGCGCGAGATCGCCCTCTGGTTCCCGCACCTGTGA